GCTGTTTCAGTTGAGCGGTCCGATGATTTTCGGAGTGGCTAAGGCAATCTCTCGCGAACACAATGCTCTTGCCGGTTGCGATGCGATCGTTTTTGACCTCAGCGACGTTCCTCATCTAGGTGTAACAGCATCTTTAGCCCTGGAGAATGCAATTAAAGAAGCTGTCGAGAAGGATCGCCAAGTCTTCATCACCGTAACCTCAGGGCAAACTAAGCGCCGTCTTGAGAAACTCGATGTCTTCAACTCAGTGCCTTTGGATCGAGTTTTCGATAACCGCGCAGAAGCGCTTGAGACTGCATTTCAAATACTCTTGCCGTCAATGCAAGAGCAACTTCATTCTTCAACGCTGGCAACGAGTTAACCCAAAGTGAGAGCAGACATGTTTCGGCGAACTGTCTCGGTATTGCTTTGCTACTGGTAAGTCTGGAAATGGATTTGAAGTTGACGGATAGTGTTTATGCTATGGCGAGATACTGATGTGGAAGCTTGAGTGCGCTCTGGGGATTTATCGCTGCCTCTATCTCCCGCCAACTCTCTATGGAAGCAATCGCTCTGTTCGTCAGATGCACTCTGTTGTCCGCTCGTGTCTGCGATAGATTCGCCTAACCTCATTTATCCTGGATTGATGAGCGAGGAAACCTTTCGATAATTGTGCAGCAACACCTGAAAAGGAGGAGTACACAATGTTAATACTCGATTACTTCGATCTTTCCTTTTCAGAGATCGATCCGACTTGGGTTGCAGCAAACTGGCTTCTTGCTCGAACCCCATACATGCATCAGAACTTAACTGTTCTCGCTGAAATCTTCTTCGTTGTGAATACAGTCTTACTTGCCATCAAGCTAAAAAGAGGGGTTGCAGTACTTGATGTGCTGACAGCTTTGCAGGGTAGTGAGGTGGAAACAGTCTCTAAGCCGGAAGAAGACGCTTTTGCTCGGTTCTAGAACGGTTCTGGCAAAGCTTTCGAGCAGAATGAGCCGCGGCAGCCAACCTCAAATCCCCTCCCCGAGAAATCACATGGGTCTTTGGCTTTCACAACCCCGAGCTGGCAAAGACCTGAATTAGTTTCGAGTTACGCAAATGCACGTTCTACAAGCCTGTGTCCTAGCAACGGTATTCTGTGGTTTCCTCGGCATTATCTTCAAGGAAAACCTCCTGATGAAGATCGTCTCGATGGATGTCATGAGCACTGGCGCGATCGCGTTTTACGTTCTCGTTGCAGCACGCAATGGAGTCTTCGCACCGATTGCTTCAGACTCGGTCCGAGGGGCTTACGCCGACCCAGTTCCCCAAGCCGTGATTTTGACTGCAATTGTCATTGGCTTGTCAGTTCAGGCACTTATGCTAGTTGGTGCAATGAAGCTGGCACGAGATACTCCCTCCTTGGAGATTAACGAAATCGAGAAAGACGACGCATAATGAACGAAACTGCTCTTCTCAACACCACAACAAGCGTAATTCTTTGGATTGCATTTCCCTTTATCGCGGGTTTCGGCAGCTTTCTGCTGCCCAAATCGGATCGGCTTTTAGCCTTTGGAGTTTGCTCGACTTCATTAGTCTACAGTTTCCTGCAAATATTTAGACCGACCTCATTAACTCTAAAGTTGATGGATAGTTTTGGGGTTACGTTGATTCTTGACTCCCAAAGTGGCTTCTTGGTTTTAACCAACGCGATCGTAACTGCTGCGGTCATTCTTTACTGCCAAGACCGAGGCAAAGATGCCTTCTTTTATGCATCGATAATCTTCTTACACGGCAGCATCAACGCCGTTCTGATTAGCGCGGACTTCATTAGTTCTTACGTAGCCCTTGAAGCAGTTAGTATTGCGGCATTCTTGCTGATCGCACATTCCCGAGCTAAACGCGCGATTTGGATTGGCTTGCGCTATCTTTTTGTTAGCAACACAGCCATGCTTGTCTATCTGCTAGGTGCCGTTCTGGTTTATCAAACTCATCATTCCTTTGCTTATGAAGGTTTGAAGGGAGCACCACAAGCAGCAACTGTTTGTATTATTCTCGGACTTTTGACTAAGGGGGGTGTCTTTGTTTCGGGGCTGTGGTTACCCTTGA
The DNA window shown above is from Rubidibacter lacunae KORDI 51-2 and carries:
- a CDS encoding cation:proton antiporter subunit C, which produces MHVLQACVLATVFCGFLGIIFKENLLMKIVSMDVMSTGAIAFYVLVAARNGVFAPIASDSVRGAYADPVPQAVILTAIVIGLSVQALMLVGAMKLARDTPSLEINEIEKDDA